The Streptomyces sp. NBC_00454 DNA segment GCCGATCACCGACCACCGCCCGGTGTCGGCGCGCCGCCCGAGCAGGACCCGCCCCTCGTCGTCGACGACGATGGCGGTCACCCCGGGGAGCAGGAGCAGCTGGTGCCCGGCGCTCGCGCGCAGGGTCCGGATGAAATCGGGTGTGGTCATCCCCCGACCCTACGAGGACTCCGACCCCACGAGGGCTCCGACCCCACGGGCAGCTCGACCCTACGAGGCCTTGCCGGCCCTGCCGATCCGGCGGACGAGGGTCCAGCCGAGCCCGAAGGCGGCGACGGCCACCAGAAGGTACTCGGCGAGCGGCCCGAACCGGGTGGCGGGGGTCTGGCTCGACCGCAGCGGGATCGCCTCGACCAGGGCGTCGGCGGTGAACATCTCGGTCCGGCTGACGACCGTGCCGTCGGGGCGGATGACGGCGCTGACCCCGCTGGTCACCGGGACCAGCACGGTGCGGCTGTGCTCGACGGCCCTGACCCGGTCCATGGCGAGCTGCTGGTAGGTCATCTCGGTGCGGCCGAAGGTCGCGTTGTTGCTGGGTACCGCGAGGACCTGGGCGCCCGCCTGGACGGTGGAGCGGACGGCGTCGTCGAAGGCGGCCTCGTAGCAGGTGACCATGCCGACCCCGCTGCCCGCCATGTCGAAGACGCCGGGCTCCTTGCCGGGGCCGAAGTCGCGCCGTACCCGGTCGACGTCGGAGCTGAAGAGCCGGACGAAGGACCGCATCGGGATGCGCTCGCCGAAGGGCTGGATCTTGCGCTTGTCGTAGGTGTCGACGGGGCCCTTGACCGGGTCCCACAGGATCATCGTGTTGCGCAGCGGCCCCGTCTCGGGGACCAGTACGGAGCCGATCGCCACGGGAACCCCGATGGTCCTGACGGCGTTGTCGATCACCGTGTAGGCATCGGGCTCGGCGAAGGGGTCGATGTCGGAGGAGTTCTCCGGCCAGACGACGAAGTCCGGTTTCGCCACCTTGCCGAGTTTGACGTCCTCGGCGAGCTGGAGCGTGCGGTTGGCGTGGTTGTCCAGGACCTGGCGGCGCTGGGAGTTGAAGTCCAGACCGGTCTGCGGGACGTTGCCCTGGATGACGGCGGCCGTGACGGTGCCGTCCTCGGCCGCGACCGACACCAGCGGCCGGGCGGCGAGTGCCCCGGCGAGCGGGGCGGCCACGGCGGTGGCGGCGAGCAGCGCGGCGGTGGCCCGGCGGGTGTCCGCGCCGACGCGCACGACCTCGTAGAGCCCGAATCCGCACAGGGCCACGGCGAAGGAGAGCAGCGGGGTGCCGCCGAGCGCGGCGAGCGGCAGGAAGATCCCGTCGGGCTGGCCGAAGGCGAGCTTGC contains these protein-coding regions:
- the lnt gene encoding apolipoprotein N-acyltransferase, which translates into the protein MSSSATRPAGNEPPKPADPTEAGPDVDAQAEPGSGPEAEPGAAAGAAAGAGPGAGPSAGSGLRRWAGRLKRPVLAVASGLLLYLSFPPRPLWWLAPFALALLGFCLYGRRARAGFGLGLLHGLAFLLPLLVWTGEGVGPVPWLALVTLESVLIGLTALGISLVSRLPGWPLWGAAVWIAGEALRARAPFGGFSWGKLAFGQPDGIFLPLAALGGTPLLSFAVALCGFGLYEVVRVGADTRRATAALLAATAVAAPLAGALAARPLVSVAAEDGTVTAAVIQGNVPQTGLDFNSQRRQVLDNHANRTLQLAEDVKLGKVAKPDFVVWPENSSDIDPFAEPDAYTVIDNAVRTIGVPVAIGSVLVPETGPLRNTMILWDPVKGPVDTYDKRKIQPFGERIPMRSFVRLFSSDVDRVRRDFGPGKEPGVFDMAGSGVGMVTCYEAAFDDAVRSTVQAGAQVLAVPSNNATFGRTEMTYQQLAMDRVRAVEHSRTVLVPVTSGVSAVIRPDGTVVSRTEMFTADALVEAIPLRSSQTPATRFGPLAEYLLVAVAAFGLGWTLVRRIGRAGKAS